The Littorina saxatilis isolate snail1 linkage group LG15, US_GU_Lsax_2.0, whole genome shotgun sequence genome contains a region encoding:
- the LOC138949094 gene encoding uncharacterized protein: MASDDMEPTSGDFMVLDSTTDREGSSPGEQFGVERQLEHQRSEAINRLCGMCGTDDGCARPLRVVVVGKHGAGKSSFIDSVAAAVSEDKWHEYANTGYRLDAGPITIVNQRHPKCCNEDRDRYKSVLLPTLIDVAGLGDDVDDKTEELLRLLFYGHLQEDEPIMQAYEECKKCTQEEIRKKYSQSYTEMRVDRIIFVASAADNLPTRLMSCVYRAAQPAYHRTERRAVPLFGVLTKMDKVDVHSVTFKEKKGNFMKELGLILPRLLICSNYCDDLDPDCERIERLRPDLDLPIVRFLQQVCDNARKVTKEGEVLPGSEGTREEAENAENAAKQAPGPQDHIRQAWQSLDPMQQDVVTSAVVGLVTLLVMFFALPSAGQVNAIIHENCRNGVIDDPEVCDNLSHGPGFLHWLSQFFAAVILSLMFFGYRQFIRRA; the protein is encoded by the exons ATGGCGTCAGACGACATGGAGCCTACATCCGGGGACTTTATGGTCCTGGACTCCACGACGGATCGTGAGGGTTCGAGTCCCGGCGAGCAGTTTGGTGTGGAGCGACAGCTGGAGCACCAGAGGAGCGAGGCTATCAATAGGCTGTGCGGCATGTGTGGAACTGACGACGGCTGCGCCAGGCCTCTTAGGGTCGTCGTGGTCGGCAAGCACG GGGCTGGCAAGTCGTCGTTCATCGACAGCGTGGCAGCAGCAGTGTCTGAAGACAAGTGGCACGAGTATGCCAACACTGGCTATCGCTTGGACGCCGGACCCATCACCATTGTTAACCAGCG CCACCCGAAGTGCTGTAACGAAGACAGGGACCGTTACAAGAGTGTCCTGCTGCCAACCCTGATCGACGTGGCGGGTCTGGGGGACGACGTGGACGACAAAACTGAGGAGCTCCTCAGGCTGCTCTTTTACGGGCACCTCcag GAAGACGAACCGATCATGCAGGCGTACGAGGAGTGTAAGAAGTGTACGCAGGAGGAGATCCGCAAGAAGTACAGCCAGAGCTACACAGAAATGCGGGTGGATCGAATCATTTTCGTGGCGTCGGCTGCCGACAACTTGCCCACCCGTCTGATGAGCTGCGTGTATCGCGCCGCCCAGCCAGCCTACCACCGGACGGAGAGGAGAG ccgTGCCGCTGTTCGGCGTGCTGACCAAGATGGACAAGGTGGACGTGCATAGCGTGACCTTCAAGGAGAAGAAGGGTAACTTCATGAAGGAGCTCGGTCTCATCCTCCCGCGTCTCCTGATCTGCAGCAACTACTGTGACGACCTTGACCCTGATTGCGAAAGGATAGAGAGGTTGAGACCTGACCTTGACCTTCCCATTGTGCGCTTCTTGCAACAG gtgtgtgacaatgccAGAAAGGTGACCAAGGAAGGTGAGGTGCTCCCTGGCTCTGAGGGAACACGGGAGGAGGCTGAGAACGCAGAGAA CGCCGCCAAACAGGCTCCAGGACCCCAGGACCACATAAGGCAAGCGTGGCAGTCACTGGACCCCATGCAGCAGGACGTGGTGACGTCAGCAGTGGTAGGCCTCGTCACCCTGCTCGTCATGTTTTTTGCCCTGCCCTCGGCGGGCCAGGTGAACGCCATCATCCACGAGAATTGTCGCAATGGAGTCATCGACGATCCCGAGGTCTGCGACAACCTTTCCCACGGACCTGGCTTCCTGCACTGGCTGAGTCAATTCTTTGCTGCGGTCATTCTCAGCTTAATGTTCTTCGGCTACAGACAATTTATCCGACGGGCTTAG